From the Maioricimonas rarisocia genome, one window contains:
- a CDS encoding AAA family ATPase, protein MRITDLQIERFGVWRDLSLPLAEDGISVFYGPNEAGKSTLMRFIRGILYGFPGGASSAKVRPGDGDHAAVGALCIEADGRSLTLRRKAEPGTRGQLAISGHPAIDDPEATLEQLLGGTSESVFENVFAIGLHELQELATLQDDEVAEQIYSLSLGPEGERLLNAQTEAETRLKRLFDSRKSSGRLVELANRLCKIDEELKRVDDASSRYGELVEQRDRTTALIEEHRERQAGLQHQLRGHQFLDRVWAPWNRQRQLQQELAALPISGELPADALELFDRHDRELEQKESRRRELLAESKKLRQQAEATIGDTTLEDCACSIRSLQERAPGIREQEQRVAGLRKETDRLQQDLETRIEQLEEHGVQLPEDVDHPNAAETRDLYQAAEAWRQAHRRRARLVRRYRRLADAAQKSRQGVSADLKTLDGRGITDAIEYARGRLKELQRLAELRQRESVLRESIESLRDQQQAIPEPRELPPYFYLVLGFFGIAGLVLFGTGLYGFFNGLMAPGAEHAAWVVGLIYLLVGLCCGGVTWTMKQHFEPQDVDFGLLQARLDRTASDLAEVRREIEDLTRNRSESWLLRGAAKDEKTPKKLTELDVILQVQRRIAQLERLDDLSRSQHQRRQQLSDIRHRLQQRQQELTARRREWCERLKQLGLPETLKVRQAFDLWQQLNEAQRVWQRWQLADAELSHERAAVDAFRQEASELATKLETGKSETSDSYRLVEKWARRLAEIDASRSERVRLRKLAREKQQQADQLLETIETLRTRRMEVLTRAGVSSRDELAARIKQYSRATELQELIEQAGEELAAASRSEPDLAVVEEDLIAYDAEQNNHAIATIRQELKDLEEDLRVHHERLGRLRQEVTDLQQDRRAASLRFERAQIEAELNDATAEWAATRLATNAIDEVRGRLERDCQPETLKKASEYLDRLTCRKYRNIWVPLGERRLLIDDDQGQATRVEHLSSGTREQLFLAIRLAMIQEFAGQGVDLPMVLDDVVVNFDQVRTEAAVNTLIEFAEDGQQILLFTCHLHLAHLFETKGVEPIWLPGHTSVEKRQVG, encoded by the coding sequence ATGAGAATCACGGACCTGCAAATTGAACGGTTCGGCGTCTGGAGAGATCTGTCGCTGCCTCTCGCCGAAGACGGCATCAGCGTCTTTTACGGACCGAACGAAGCCGGCAAGTCGACGCTGATGCGATTCATTCGGGGAATCCTGTACGGGTTTCCTGGTGGTGCGTCATCGGCGAAGGTGCGGCCCGGCGATGGCGATCACGCCGCCGTCGGCGCTCTGTGCATCGAGGCGGACGGACGGTCGTTGACGTTGCGGCGAAAAGCCGAGCCCGGCACTCGCGGACAGCTGGCCATTTCCGGACACCCGGCGATCGACGACCCGGAGGCGACTCTCGAGCAGTTGCTGGGCGGCACCAGCGAGTCCGTGTTTGAGAACGTGTTCGCGATCGGGCTTCACGAGCTGCAGGAACTGGCAACCCTTCAGGACGACGAAGTCGCCGAGCAGATCTACAGCCTTTCACTCGGGCCGGAAGGCGAACGGCTGCTCAACGCTCAGACGGAAGCAGAAACCAGGCTGAAACGGCTGTTCGACAGTCGGAAGTCGAGCGGCCGACTGGTCGAACTGGCCAATCGGTTGTGCAAGATCGACGAAGAACTGAAGCGGGTTGACGACGCCTCGTCCCGCTACGGCGAACTCGTCGAGCAACGGGACCGGACTACAGCCCTCATTGAAGAACATCGGGAGCGGCAGGCCGGTCTTCAGCACCAGCTTCGCGGTCATCAGTTTCTCGATCGCGTCTGGGCTCCGTGGAATCGGCAACGTCAGTTGCAGCAGGAACTCGCCGCTCTGCCGATCTCCGGTGAGCTGCCGGCCGATGCCCTTGAGCTGTTCGACCGTCACGATCGCGAGCTCGAACAGAAAGAGAGCCGTCGCCGCGAACTTCTCGCCGAGTCGAAGAAACTCCGCCAGCAGGCCGAAGCGACGATTGGCGATACGACTCTGGAGGACTGCGCCTGCTCGATCCGGTCACTGCAGGAGCGTGCTCCCGGGATTCGCGAACAGGAGCAGCGGGTTGCCGGGCTCCGGAAGGAGACTGACCGGCTGCAACAGGATCTCGAGACACGGATCGAACAGCTCGAAGAGCACGGCGTCCAGTTGCCGGAAGATGTCGACCACCCCAATGCCGCCGAGACCCGCGATCTGTATCAGGCAGCTGAAGCCTGGCGGCAGGCACACCGCCGGCGGGCGCGACTCGTCCGCCGTTATCGGCGTCTCGCGGACGCAGCCCAGAAGTCGCGACAGGGAGTCTCCGCCGATCTCAAGACTCTCGACGGTCGCGGAATCACCGATGCGATCGAATATGCCCGCGGCCGGTTGAAGGAGCTTCAGCGTCTGGCCGAACTGCGGCAGCGGGAATCGGTTCTGAGGGAATCAATCGAATCGCTACGGGATCAACAGCAGGCGATCCCCGAGCCTCGCGAGCTGCCGCCATACTTCTACCTGGTTTTGGGATTCTTCGGGATCGCCGGTCTGGTTCTGTTCGGAACCGGGCTCTACGGCTTCTTCAATGGCCTGATGGCTCCCGGGGCAGAACATGCAGCATGGGTCGTCGGTCTGATCTATCTGCTGGTGGGACTGTGCTGCGGCGGCGTCACCTGGACGATGAAGCAGCACTTCGAGCCGCAGGATGTCGACTTCGGTCTCCTGCAGGCCCGGTTGGACAGGACGGCGAGCGACCTGGCCGAGGTTCGTCGTGAGATCGAGGACCTGACGCGAAATCGCTCCGAGTCGTGGCTGCTGCGCGGAGCCGCAAAAGACGAAAAGACTCCGAAGAAGCTGACGGAGCTGGATGTCATCCTGCAGGTGCAGCGCCGCATCGCCCAGCTCGAGCGGCTGGACGACCTGTCCCGCTCGCAGCACCAGCGTCGCCAGCAACTCAGCGACATCCGTCATCGTCTGCAGCAGCGACAACAGGAACTGACGGCCCGTCGTCGGGAGTGGTGCGAACGGCTCAAACAGCTCGGCCTGCCGGAAACGCTCAAGGTACGACAGGCGTTCGATCTCTGGCAGCAGCTCAACGAAGCCCAGCGAGTCTGGCAGCGGTGGCAGCTCGCGGACGCGGAACTCTCGCACGAGCGCGCCGCTGTCGATGCCTTCCGGCAGGAAGCGAGCGAGCTGGCGACGAAGCTCGAAACCGGAAAGTCAGAAACGTCCGATTCGTATCGACTGGTCGAGAAGTGGGCCCGGCGACTGGCGGAGATTGACGCCTCGCGTTCCGAACGGGTTCGACTCCGCAAGCTCGCCCGCGAGAAACAGCAGCAGGCGGATCAACTTCTCGAGACCATCGAGACTCTGCGAACCCGGCGGATGGAGGTCCTCACCCGTGCAGGTGTTTCGAGTCGGGATGAACTTGCCGCTCGCATCAAGCAATACTCGCGGGCCACGGAACTGCAGGAACTGATCGAACAGGCTGGTGAGGAACTGGCCGCGGCCAGCCGATCAGAACCGGATCTGGCGGTGGTCGAGGAGGATCTGATCGCCTACGACGCCGAACAGAACAATCACGCGATTGCGACGATCCGGCAGGAGCTGAAAGACCTCGAAGAGGACCTGCGCGTTCACCACGAGCGCCTCGGGCGGCTGCGGCAGGAGGTGACCGACCTTCAGCAGGATCGACGGGCCGCTTCGCTGCGGTTCGAACGAGCCCAGATCGAGGCGGAACTCAACGATGCCACGGCCGAGTGGGCGGCGACCCGACTGGCTACCAACGCGATCGACGAAGTTCGGGGGCGTCTGGAACGGGACTGTCAGCCGGAAACGCTCAAGAAAGCCTCCGAGTACCTCGACCGGCTGACCTGCCGAAAGTACCGCAACATCTGGGTTCCGCTCGGCGAGCGTCGCCTGCTGATCGACGACGATCAGGGGCAGGCCACGCGGGTGGAGCATCTGAGCAGCGGCACGCGCGAGCAGCTGTTCCTGGCGATCCGTCTGGCGATGATTCAGGAATTCGCCGGCCAGGGAGTCGACCTCCCGATGGTCCTCGACGATGTCGTGGTGAACTTCGATCAGGTGCGGACCGAAGCGGCCGTGAACACACTGATCGAATTCGCCGAAGACGGTCAGCAGATCCTGTTGTTTACCTGTCACCTCCACCTTGCCCATCTGTTTGAGACCAAGGGGGTCGAACCGATCTGGTTGCCGGGGCACACCTCGGTCGAGAAGCGTCAGGTCGGTTGA
- a CDS encoding metallophosphoesterase family protein: MSIEPFRFIHATNVRLDEPLQRTGPLEEDARQIAEDATLIAFDRIVESCIDRDVDFLLLTGNVFVAEAFTVRARIALERGLALLADADVPVYVTCGDADPLTAWQGRITDPGNLTLLSSTDDDPVAALRDGRVLASLFVVATPGIDESALSLSGPAIFRIPDSTTWQVGLLGAGSGAEVYPGEMQQDSSDGLSRVDELVRIAIEGGANYLAVGEGTARATLKLNGGIAHDPGRPQGMCPNDTGVHGCTLVEVSEDGRARLTQIPTAAVRWESYSIEVDDDTSWDALVEAMQLQLMEAEPQPGEEVWLIDWHLAGAGQTLQALCEEHAQRELVELVEAELESAETPRRQHRFHIETTCSALDLEENRAWAAWQEVLRTESGRFLGSLRREVHDSDWSRSEWGRRIRNSLDDIENQQIVEQGERIGRKWLGHGREMQ; encoded by the coding sequence ATGTCGATCGAACCGTTCCGATTCATTCACGCGACAAACGTTCGACTGGATGAGCCACTGCAAAGGACGGGCCCGCTCGAAGAGGACGCACGGCAGATTGCCGAAGACGCCACTCTCATTGCTTTCGATCGCATCGTCGAGTCGTGCATTGATCGCGACGTCGATTTTCTGCTGCTGACGGGAAACGTCTTTGTTGCCGAGGCGTTCACAGTGCGGGCACGCATTGCACTCGAAAGGGGCCTGGCGCTGCTCGCAGACGCCGACGTCCCGGTGTACGTGACGTGCGGTGACGCCGATCCACTGACGGCATGGCAGGGGCGAATCACAGATCCCGGCAATCTGACGCTGCTGTCCTCGACCGATGATGATCCCGTCGCGGCACTTCGCGACGGCCGCGTGCTTGCGTCCTTGTTCGTTGTTGCCACGCCCGGCATCGATGAGAGCGCGTTGTCCCTTTCAGGACCGGCAATCTTTCGAATTCCCGACTCGACGACCTGGCAGGTTGGACTCCTGGGAGCGGGCAGCGGCGCCGAGGTCTATCCCGGCGAGATGCAGCAGGATTCGTCCGATGGTCTGTCCAGGGTCGACGAGCTCGTCCGGATCGCGATCGAAGGAGGCGCGAACTACCTGGCTGTCGGAGAGGGTACGGCACGGGCCACGTTGAAGCTGAACGGCGGCATCGCCCACGACCCGGGTCGTCCTCAGGGGATGTGCCCGAACGACACCGGGGTTCACGGATGCACGCTGGTCGAGGTCTCGGAAGACGGTCGCGCCCGACTGACGCAGATCCCCACTGCCGCGGTACGATGGGAGTCGTACTCCATCGAGGTCGACGACGACACCTCGTGGGATGCCCTGGTCGAAGCCATGCAGCTGCAGCTGATGGAGGCAGAGCCGCAGCCCGGCGAGGAGGTCTGGCTGATCGACTGGCATCTGGCAGGAGCCGGGCAGACGTTGCAGGCACTCTGCGAAGAACATGCTCAGCGGGAACTGGTCGAACTGGTTGAGGCGGAACTGGAATCGGCGGAGACTCCCCGACGGCAGCACCGGTTCCACATCGAGACGACTTGTTCCGCACTTGACCTCGAAGAGAACAGAGCGTGGGCGGCATGGCAGGAAGTCCTGCGCACGGAGTCGGGGCGGTTTCTCGGCTCGTTGCGGCGAGAGGTTCACGACAGTGACTGGAGCCGCAGCGAATGGGGCCGACGCATACGGAACTCTCTGGACGACATCGAGAATCAGCAGATTGTCGAGCAGGGTGAACGCATTGGCCGCAAATGGCTGGGCCATGGCCGGGAAATGCAGTGA
- a CDS encoding family 16 glycoside hydrolase: MKDIMFNASRTRILTWTVAASLCTAGAAIPVRAQSPNATPGGADQVRTAAATVATQAPSFEMMTNGRDLSGWVVHEGKEASWAYENQVVSCVAPGAGWLRSEQAFSDFILRFEYRLSEGANSGVAVRFPGEGSPSATGIEIQLIDDASKKYRDLQPTQYTGSLYYQVPPAKKGAAYGAGRWNACEISCIGPRIRVTINGQVVNDVWLDQLGQKESRVRPLAERPPMGYVGLQSHRNRVDFRALRILDLSRVTPSGLRYVDMIAGSGDPIPEGATVTVHYVGHLSDGTQFDSSHRRGEPITVPLGEVIAGWKEGIPGMRVGGRRRLIIPPSLAYGRTGVKDIIPPDATLVFDIEVEGFEAVRKTNGSGPQ, from the coding sequence ATGAAAGACATCATGTTCAACGCGTCACGGACGAGAATCCTCACGTGGACGGTCGCGGCGAGCCTGTGCACCGCGGGAGCCGCCATCCCGGTGCGGGCCCAGAGTCCGAATGCGACTCCGGGCGGGGCGGATCAGGTCCGCACTGCGGCGGCGACGGTCGCCACGCAGGCACCTTCGTTCGAGATGATGACCAATGGTCGCGACCTGTCCGGTTGGGTCGTCCATGAGGGTAAGGAGGCCTCGTGGGCGTACGAGAATCAGGTCGTCAGCTGTGTCGCGCCCGGAGCAGGATGGCTCCGCAGCGAGCAGGCCTTCAGCGATTTCATTCTGCGGTTTGAGTACCGCCTTTCGGAGGGAGCGAACAGCGGCGTCGCCGTCCGCTTCCCGGGCGAAGGAAGCCCCTCTGCGACCGGCATCGAAATCCAGCTGATTGACGATGCGTCGAAGAAGTACCGTGACCTGCAGCCGACGCAATACACCGGCAGCCTGTACTACCAGGTGCCGCCGGCAAAAAAGGGCGCCGCTTACGGCGCGGGACGGTGGAATGCCTGTGAGATCAGCTGCATCGGCCCCCGGATCCGGGTGACGATCAACGGTCAGGTGGTCAACGACGTGTGGCTCGATCAGTTAGGGCAAAAAGAAAGTCGTGTGCGTCCACTCGCGGAGCGTCCGCCGATGGGCTATGTTGGATTGCAGAGTCATCGCAATCGCGTCGACTTCCGCGCTCTTCGCATTTTGGATCTGTCCAGAGTTACCCCGTCCGGGCTCCGATACGTGGACATGATCGCCGGCTCCGGCGATCCCATCCCGGAAGGGGCAACGGTGACCGTGCATTACGTGGGACATCTGTCGGACGGGACACAGTTCGACAGCAGTCACCGGCGTGGTGAGCCGATCACGGTTCCACTGGGCGAGGTGATTGCCGGCTGGAAAGAAGGCATTCCGGGAATGCGCGTGGGAGGACGTCGACGCCTGATCATACCGCCATCGCTTGCGTATGGTCGTACCGGGGTCAAGGACATCATTCCGCCCGATGCGACTCTGGTTTTCGACATTGAGGTCGAAGGCTTTGAAGCGGTGAGGAAAACCAACGGTTCAGGTCCGCAATAA
- a CDS encoding TIGR04283 family arsenosugar biosynthesis glycosyltransferase produces MEISVVIPTLNEADGIADVVKRTRELGECEVIVVDGGSEDETLSRARTVADHALLAPRGRALQQNAGAAAASGEILLFLHADCWLEPGSLEEIRSAMQADERPGGCFRQRIDATGMRYRLLEWGNAARVRLCGWAYGDQGIFVRRDVFERIGGFAEVRLMEDLLLSKRLKREGGLQLLGARLHVSPRRWQKNGIVRQTLRNWALLTLAHCGVSPDTLARHYVDVR; encoded by the coding sequence ATGGAGATCTCCGTTGTCATCCCGACGCTGAACGAGGCGGACGGCATTGCCGACGTCGTGAAGCGCACCCGCGAACTGGGGGAGTGCGAGGTCATCGTCGTCGATGGGGGCAGCGAAGACGAAACGCTTTCCCGAGCTCGAACCGTTGCCGATCATGCACTGCTCGCGCCGCGTGGTCGCGCCCTGCAGCAGAATGCCGGTGCCGCAGCGGCCAGCGGCGAAATCCTGCTCTTTCTGCATGCCGACTGCTGGCTCGAGCCGGGCAGTCTCGAAGAGATTCGCTCGGCCATGCAGGCTGACGAGCGTCCCGGGGGCTGTTTCCGACAGCGCATCGACGCGACCGGAATGAGGTACCGATTGCTGGAGTGGGGAAACGCCGCCCGCGTCCGCCTCTGTGGCTGGGCGTATGGGGATCAGGGGATCTTCGTGCGCCGCGACGTGTTTGAACGCATCGGCGGCTTTGCAGAAGTCCGCCTGATGGAGGATCTGCTGCTGTCCAAGCGGCTCAAACGGGAAGGGGGACTGCAACTGCTCGGGGCCCGGCTCCATGTCAGTCCCCGCCGCTGGCAAAAGAACGGCATCGTCCGGCAGACACTGCGCAACTGGGCCCTGCTGACGCTGGCTCATTGTGGAGTCTCTCCGGATACGCTCGCCCGGCACTACGTCGACGTGCGGTGA
- a CDS encoding MMPL family transporter, which yields MLRGSSDHEESGLLPRLLHSVTRSVSRRPGGALWLVAIVTLISGGVAARFLEFKTSRADLIDPHAEFHQRWLNYTERFGDQTDIVVVVESESTDEIRRVLDELGSALEEEPEKFDRVLYRFDPGNLRQKALQYLTPEQLDTGLRRLAAYGPILDGHWNRAGVESYSRRLAEHLRSVVERDDSDESASTMAQAELLCQSLEAFSRPQPEFVSPWPLILDVEADAEAFEPRYQLNDDGTMGFLLTVPVDTSQDFSGTSAPIRRLRELIDEVQGRHPQVTIGMTGIPVLESDEMRRSQSDMMTASLVSFGGVGLLLLIGFRGFRHPCLALMMLAVGLIWSLGFTTLAVGHLNILSVSFAAILIGLGIDFAIHYLAKYLEVRHEGVELRPALTKTSATVGTGIVTAAVTTALAFLCAMFTHFLGVAELGVIAGGGILLCCAATFIVLPALVTLADRRIEPKRLPTPFQGNFLRRLVYRHPWKVTLMTLAAIVVVGAFGLEYRDGRIWSRVQYDANLLNLQADGVESVEIQKRIFEKSDGSLLYAVSLADSPAQARRLRQQFLALPTVGHVEELGSRLPFYPPEETKLLVQGYRARLSRLSSLPREFPQLDPQAVGLALEDLDRALERAGADTASARLDEFLDRLAALPLGEQIRLLANYQYAMLSALQGQFQALAAVADPTPVGLGDFAKPLQERFVSPAGDWQVRVYPKEQVWDEEPLAQFVADVRSVDPDVTGTPLQNYEAALQIRSSYCDAAIYALLVICLVLLIDGLDPGPLWVTLLVPLGVIAFAVASVHASEQSLDPLWLAALYVGLALAVAAVFDFTSVRNTFLTLLPPLGGGFLMFGTLGLLGLHLNPANLIVLPLILGIGVDDGVHVIHDFRLQRGRYRTSPCIINGITLTSLTSMIGFGSMIAASHQGLSSLGLVLVIGVGSCLFVSLVTLPAILTLVARSRRGDSEAEAFLEESPETDAPEILPLTKVPEERSSMTAAS from the coding sequence ATGCTTCGCGGATCCAGTGATCACGAGGAATCGGGCCTGCTTCCCAGGCTCCTCCACAGCGTGACACGCTCGGTTTCGCGGCGGCCCGGCGGCGCTCTGTGGCTGGTGGCGATCGTGACGCTGATTTCCGGCGGAGTCGCGGCTCGATTCCTGGAATTCAAAACCAGTCGTGCCGACCTGATCGACCCCCACGCCGAATTTCATCAGCGGTGGCTCAACTACACCGAGCGTTTCGGCGATCAGACCGATATCGTCGTGGTCGTCGAGTCGGAGTCGACTGACGAGATCCGGCGGGTGCTGGATGAGCTCGGAAGCGCGCTCGAAGAGGAACCGGAAAAGTTCGACCGTGTGCTGTACCGGTTCGATCCCGGCAACCTCCGGCAGAAGGCGCTGCAGTATCTGACTCCCGAGCAGCTCGATACGGGACTCCGTCGGCTGGCGGCGTACGGGCCAATTCTCGATGGCCACTGGAACCGGGCCGGCGTTGAATCCTACTCCCGCCGGCTTGCCGAACATCTGCGCAGTGTCGTCGAACGGGACGACAGCGACGAGTCCGCCTCGACGATGGCCCAGGCCGAACTGCTCTGCCAGAGCCTCGAGGCGTTCTCCCGCCCGCAGCCCGAGTTTGTCTCTCCCTGGCCGCTCATCCTCGATGTGGAGGCGGACGCCGAAGCCTTCGAGCCGCGGTACCAGCTCAACGATGACGGGACGATGGGCTTTCTGCTGACTGTCCCGGTCGACACGTCGCAGGATTTCTCCGGCACGTCAGCGCCGATCCGCCGTCTTCGCGAACTGATCGACGAAGTTCAGGGCCGTCACCCGCAGGTGACGATCGGCATGACCGGCATCCCGGTCCTCGAGAGCGACGAGATGCGCCGCTCGCAGTCGGACATGATGACGGCGTCGCTGGTCTCGTTCGGTGGCGTGGGGCTGTTGCTGCTGATCGGCTTTCGCGGTTTCCGGCATCCCTGCCTGGCGCTGATGATGCTGGCGGTCGGACTCATCTGGTCGCTCGGCTTTACGACGTTGGCGGTCGGTCACCTGAACATCCTCTCCGTCTCATTTGCCGCGATCCTGATCGGACTGGGAATCGACTTTGCCATCCACTACCTGGCGAAGTACCTCGAGGTCCGTCACGAAGGTGTCGAACTTCGTCCGGCCCTCACGAAAACGTCGGCGACGGTCGGGACCGGCATCGTGACCGCAGCGGTGACCACAGCACTGGCCTTCCTCTGTGCCATGTTCACCCACTTTCTGGGAGTGGCCGAACTCGGCGTGATTGCGGGGGGCGGGATCCTGCTCTGCTGTGCGGCGACGTTCATCGTGCTGCCGGCACTGGTGACGCTCGCCGACCGCCGCATCGAGCCCAAACGTCTGCCGACGCCGTTTCAGGGAAACTTTCTGCGGCGGCTGGTCTATCGGCATCCGTGGAAAGTGACGCTGATGACTCTCGCGGCCATAGTGGTCGTCGGCGCATTCGGGCTGGAGTACCGTGACGGTCGCATCTGGTCTCGCGTGCAGTACGACGCGAATCTGCTCAATCTGCAGGCGGACGGCGTCGAATCGGTCGAGATCCAGAAGCGGATCTTCGAGAAGTCTGACGGATCACTCCTCTACGCGGTCTCGCTGGCGGACAGTCCCGCCCAGGCCCGTCGGCTCAGGCAGCAGTTCCTCGCACTGCCCACGGTCGGTCACGTCGAAGAACTCGGTTCGCGACTGCCGTTCTACCCCCCGGAAGAAACCAAGCTGCTCGTGCAGGGCTATCGGGCCCGGCTTTCACGCCTGAGTTCGCTGCCACGGGAGTTCCCGCAGCTGGATCCACAGGCTGTCGGACTGGCACTGGAGGACCTCGATCGGGCACTGGAACGGGCCGGGGCCGACACCGCCTCTGCCCGTCTCGATGAGTTTCTCGACCGACTGGCTGCCCTGCCGCTGGGCGAACAGATTCGTCTGCTGGCCAATTACCAGTACGCGATGCTTTCGGCGCTGCAGGGCCAGTTCCAGGCGCTGGCAGCGGTCGCCGATCCGACTCCGGTGGGGCTCGGCGATTTTGCGAAGCCACTGCAGGAACGGTTTGTGAGTCCCGCCGGCGACTGGCAGGTTCGCGTCTATCCCAAAGAACAGGTCTGGGACGAAGAGCCGCTGGCCCAGTTTGTTGCCGACGTCCGATCGGTGGACCCGGATGTCACGGGGACGCCGCTGCAGAACTACGAAGCGGCCCTGCAGATTCGCTCGAGCTACTGCGATGCGGCGATCTACGCGCTGCTGGTGATCTGTCTGGTGCTGCTGATTGACGGTCTCGATCCGGGGCCGTTGTGGGTCACGCTGCTGGTACCGCTCGGTGTGATCGCTTTTGCCGTGGCAAGCGTGCACGCTTCCGAGCAGTCCCTCGATCCGTTGTGGTTGGCCGCACTCTACGTGGGACTGGCATTGGCCGTGGCGGCCGTCTTCGACTTTACGAGCGTGCGCAACACGTTCCTGACGTTGCTGCCTCCGCTGGGCGGTGGATTTCTGATGTTCGGGACGCTGGGGCTGCTGGGGCTGCATCTGAATCCGGCAAACCTGATCGTCCTGCCGCTGATTCTGGGGATCGGCGTCGATGACGGCGTGCACGTAATTCACGATTTCCGCCTGCAACGAGGCCGCTACCGGACGTCCCCGTGCATTATCAACGGCATCACGCTGACGTCCCTGACCTCGATGATCGGCTTCGGCAGCATGATTGCCGCGTCGCATCAGGGGCTTTCCAGCCTTGGCCTGGTCCTGGTCATTGGTGTCGGAAGCTGCCTGTTCGTGTCACTGGTCACGTTGCCGGCAATTCTTACGTTGGTCGCGCGATCGCGGCGGGGAGACTCCGAAGCGGAGGCGTTTCTCGAGGAGTCCCCGGAGACCGACGCTCCGGAGATCCTGCCTTTAACGAAAGTGCCGGAAGAACGATCGAGCATGACGGCCGCTTCGTAG
- a CDS encoding sensor histidine kinase, with protein sequence MPASASVPHDDFGREEFSWQLPAEGITIRIRWFGLCVGYVLVNLLGPVQNRVELNAILTLGAVYALLDTIWSLRGQVFLRAAPLFISLMEAVFIGVLCHFDRGLESPFRFYYFLSLLTCAIRYAPSITYITFVLHATSFGTLALSHGVDTSEELTALVMMVIFMGWVTWASTALVTLLKTASFKLSDLNTELQNNQAQLERRIAERTRELQESQALLVQQEKQAAFGLLAAGIAHEVGNPLAAISSLVQMMNRRELDDYMHEKLGLIDEQLRRIQRTLHELVDFSRPATNDVAICDIHEVLDNALNIAKYYKRKKGKTIVTSYADGLSRVEIVRDRILQVFLNLILNAMDATGEGGTIEIHTSQQDDVLRIAVCDDGVGIDPDYRARLFQPYFTTKATGTGLGLFVCRNILQESGGDIELTGTSSSGTTFTVSLPAFDAAPSEERTTATTSAHDG encoded by the coding sequence ATGCCCGCTTCTGCTTCCGTTCCCCACGACGATTTCGGCCGTGAAGAGTTCAGCTGGCAACTGCCGGCCGAAGGGATCACGATCCGCATTCGCTGGTTCGGGCTGTGCGTCGGCTACGTTCTCGTCAATCTGCTCGGGCCGGTGCAGAACCGCGTCGAGCTGAACGCCATCCTCACCCTGGGGGCGGTCTACGCGCTGCTGGACACCATCTGGAGCCTCCGCGGGCAGGTTTTCCTGCGGGCCGCCCCGCTGTTCATCTCGCTGATGGAAGCGGTCTTCATCGGGGTGCTGTGCCACTTCGATCGCGGTCTGGAAAGCCCGTTCCGCTTTTACTACTTCCTCTCGCTGCTCACCTGCGCGATCCGGTACGCCCCCTCGATCACGTACATCACGTTCGTACTGCATGCGACCAGCTTCGGAACACTCGCCCTCAGCCACGGCGTCGACACGTCGGAGGAACTGACGGCACTGGTGATGATGGTCATCTTCATGGGCTGGGTGACCTGGGCCAGCACTGCTCTGGTGACTCTGCTCAAGACGGCCAGTTTCAAGCTCTCCGACCTCAATACCGAGCTGCAGAACAACCAGGCGCAACTGGAACGCCGCATCGCCGAACGGACACGAGAACTGCAGGAGTCACAGGCGCTGCTGGTCCAGCAGGAGAAGCAGGCGGCCTTCGGACTGCTCGCCGCAGGAATCGCCCACGAGGTGGGGAACCCGCTGGCCGCAATCAGCTCGCTCGTACAAATGATGAACCGTCGCGAACTGGACGACTACATGCACGAGAAGCTGGGGCTGATCGACGAACAGCTCCGACGCATCCAGCGGACGCTCCACGAACTGGTCGATTTTTCCCGCCCGGCGACGAACGACGTGGCGATCTGCGACATTCACGAAGTTCTCGACAACGCCCTGAACATTGCCAAGTACTACAAGCGAAAGAAGGGGAAAACGATCGTCACCAGCTACGCCGATGGTCTTTCCCGAGTCGAGATTGTTCGCGATCGCATCCTGCAGGTGTTCCTGAATCTGATTCTCAACGCGATGGACGCGACTGGCGAGGGGGGAACGATCGAAATTCACACCAGCCAGCAGGACGACGTGCTGAGAATCGCCGTGTGCGACGATGGCGTCGGCATCGATCCGGATTATCGGGCGCGATTGTTTCAGCCGTACTTCACAACGAAGGCGACCGGGACCGGGCTGGGGCTGTTCGTGTGCCGCAACATCCTGCAGGAGAGCGGCGGCGACATCGAACTGACCGGCACGTCCTCGTCGGGGACGACCTTCACGGTTTCGCTGCCGGCCTTCGACGCTGCCCCGTCCGAAGAGCGGACCACGGCCACGACGTCGGCTCACGATGGCTGA